The following proteins come from a genomic window of Paenibacillus spongiae:
- a CDS encoding MerR family transcriptional regulator has protein sequence MNHYTAKQLADILQHDDSKINLRTIRYYTQIGMLPPLALSGNKRVYTAQHLHYLRAILTLSRTGETLASIQERLQALSMEEIVKIGDQLHLYRPGRVLENEILRISEDVLLTISPKISAETRQKVIESVSRVLQEDGQ, from the coding sequence TTGAATCATTATACCGCGAAGCAATTGGCCGACATCCTGCAGCACGACGATTCCAAAATCAATTTAAGAACCATCCGATACTACACCCAAATCGGCATGCTCCCGCCGCTTGCGCTCTCGGGGAACAAGAGGGTCTATACAGCTCAACACCTGCACTATTTGCGCGCCATACTCACCTTGTCCAGAACCGGCGAAACCTTAGCCTCCATTCAAGAGCGGCTGCAGGCGCTATCTATGGAAGAAATCGTCAAGATCGGAGACCAGCTTCACCTCTACCGGCCCGGCCGGGTTCTGGAGAACGAAATCCTCCGGATTAGCGAGGACGTCCTTCTTACGATCAGTCCCAAAATATCGGCCGAGACCAGACAGAAAGTGATCGAATCGGTATCCCGTGTTTTACAGGAGGATGGTCAATGA
- a CDS encoding WecB/TagA/CpsF family glycosyltransferase, whose protein sequence is MKHTADIMGIPFPKITMDQSVQILSEVVEKANKELFHVVTGNPEIVMSCQHDKQLRSIVDEAGLVTADGIGIVMVSRLRGGDLPERVTGCDLLYKLLETGNRKRWSFYFLGADELTSQRCAEVIRSDYPNLTIAGRHNGYFNEAEEGRIIEEIRSAAPDFLIVALGAPYAERWIYKHKDILNAKIAMGVGGSLDIIAGTVKRAPKAWQKYHVEWLFRLINQPSRWKRQLILPRFAVKALLYRERNV, encoded by the coding sequence ATGAAGCATACAGCAGACATTATGGGAATACCTTTTCCAAAAATAACGATGGATCAAAGTGTTCAAATACTCAGCGAGGTCGTAGAGAAAGCGAATAAAGAGCTGTTCCATGTCGTAACCGGGAACCCGGAAATCGTCATGTCCTGTCAGCATGATAAACAATTGCGTTCCATTGTGGATGAGGCGGGGCTGGTAACCGCCGATGGCATCGGAATCGTCATGGTATCCCGCCTTCGAGGCGGCGATTTGCCGGAGCGAGTAACGGGATGCGATCTGCTCTATAAACTGCTGGAGACCGGGAATCGGAAACGGTGGTCATTCTACTTTCTGGGCGCGGACGAGCTGACGAGCCAAAGATGCGCAGAGGTGATTCGCAGCGATTATCCCAACTTAACGATAGCGGGGCGGCATAACGGTTATTTTAATGAAGCTGAAGAAGGCAGGATTATCGAAGAAATCCGTTCGGCGGCGCCGGATTTTCTCATTGTGGCACTTGGCGCGCCGTATGCGGAACGGTGGATCTATAAGCACAAAGACATTCTTAATGCGAAAATTGCGATGGGTGTCGGCGGAAGTTTGGATATTATCGCGGGTACGGTAAAGCGCGCGCCGAAGGCGTGGCAGAAATATCATGTGGAGTGGCTGTTCAGGCTAATTAATCAACCATCCCGGTGGAAGCGGCAATTAATATTGCCCCGATTCGCTGTAAAAGCGTTATTGTACAGGGAACGTAACGTATAG
- a CDS encoding GNAT family N-acetyltransferase, with product MDVMGGMLELTRITEADVEFICKVECDADLWFFEEEVETDKHAVREKYLHRIKEDAEQSHYDFIVTLKTDQSITPIGLAQVWSYIEFRKSWEIGFAILPEYSGHGYGREAARRLLKFAFDELQAHKVIGMCNAMNKRSAALMERIGMRKEGVFKEELFWREQWTDQNYYSILDNEFLHRNNDKTA from the coding sequence ATGGACGTTATGGGCGGCATGCTAGAGCTGACAAGGATTACTGAAGCTGATGTGGAATTCATATGCAAAGTGGAATGCGATGCGGACTTATGGTTTTTCGAAGAAGAAGTAGAGACCGATAAACATGCGGTACGAGAGAAATATTTGCATCGGATCAAAGAAGATGCGGAGCAAAGCCACTATGATTTCATCGTTACCTTAAAAACGGACCAAAGTATAACGCCGATTGGATTGGCGCAGGTTTGGAGCTACATCGAATTTCGGAAGAGCTGGGAGATCGGCTTCGCGATTCTTCCCGAATATTCGGGTCATGGTTATGGCCGCGAAGCCGCCAGGAGGTTGTTGAAATTTGCATTCGACGAGCTGCAGGCACATAAAGTCATTGGCATGTGCAATGCCATGAATAAACGTTCGGCAGCCTTGATGGAGCGAATCGGCATGAGGAAAGAAGGCGTGTTTAAAGAAGAGTTATTTTGGCGGGAGCAATGGACCGATCAGAACTATTATTCGATTTTGGACAACGAATTTTTGCACCGGAATAACGATAAGACGGCATAA
- a CDS encoding DinB family protein: protein MSAVTPIRQVMLEELAHGVASTQRLIQLIKANDWEFQPKANMRTAAELVYHLVSIPATDLAILQEKSEAEVSQIEDEIKGIKDAAQLCAIMQKNYEQLESYMISLSDDDFLNKATKAFYSDHAALQVKWLMEITTHTYHHRAQLYNYLKELEYDINFFILY from the coding sequence ATGAGTGCAGTTACACCAATTCGTCAGGTCATGCTGGAGGAGCTCGCGCATGGCGTGGCCTCCACCCAAAGGTTAATACAGTTAATTAAGGCCAACGACTGGGAGTTCCAGCCCAAAGCTAATATGCGCACCGCTGCGGAGCTTGTTTATCACCTGGTTTCCATTCCTGCAACCGATTTGGCGATCCTTCAAGAAAAGTCCGAAGCTGAAGTAAGCCAAATCGAGGACGAAATCAAAGGCATCAAGGATGCCGCGCAGCTGTGTGCGATTATGCAAAAAAACTATGAACAGCTCGAATCCTATATGATCTCGCTCAGTGACGACGATTTCTTGAACAAAGCGACCAAGGCTTTCTACTCGGACCATGCCGCGCTGCAAGTCAAGTGGCTGATGGAAATTACGACGCATACCTATCATCACCGGGCACAGCTGTACAACTATCTCAAAGAATTGGAGTATGATATTAACTTCTTCATCCTCTATTAA
- a CDS encoding helix-turn-helix domain-containing protein — protein sequence MKLSIGAKIAELRKENNITQEQLANALGVSIAAVSKWECASTYPDITLLPAISSYFKVSIDALLDHKVDYQSVQDYRDKVKELARVSDYRAGLPIAEEALKKYPNDFDLLMGMATLTLGAGTSGRSPDNSSVIRAIDYYSRALAVHAPNSPTKKETIMQNMSFAYGTIGEYDKAIAMLEEINIYGCFDLQIAYNMLKSGKRSEAKSKLQGHLFHIAFGFGTLIDNLAECFQAENNMQYVVDLKKLYTVFLESFTHDTPNYCDLLCSMGYYELAKCQEEMGDTDSMWISLEKCVYHAVRFDKNPSYAMIAVKFMDDQQGSVSNNSSQNACRGTLNSLKSDFPQYAADARMAGFIQELEAAATDKRESGIWR from the coding sequence ATGAAGTTAAGCATAGGCGCCAAGATCGCGGAGCTGCGGAAGGAAAACAATATTACGCAAGAACAGCTTGCGAATGCGCTGGGCGTATCCATTGCGGCCGTTTCCAAATGGGAATGTGCCAGCACATATCCGGATATTACGCTGCTTCCTGCGATATCTTCTTATTTCAAGGTGTCGATTGACGCATTGCTTGATCACAAAGTCGACTATCAGAGCGTTCAGGACTACCGGGATAAGGTCAAAGAGCTGGCCAGGGTATCGGACTACAGAGCCGGTTTACCGATTGCAGAAGAGGCGTTGAAGAAATATCCGAATGACTTTGATCTTCTTATGGGTATGGCGACTCTTACATTAGGTGCAGGTACTTCGGGAAGATCGCCGGACAATAGCAGCGTGATCCGGGCGATCGATTATTACAGCCGGGCATTGGCTGTGCATGCTCCGAATTCTCCTACTAAGAAAGAAACGATTATGCAGAATATGTCGTTTGCTTACGGTACGATAGGCGAGTATGACAAAGCGATTGCGATGCTTGAAGAAATCAATATATACGGTTGTTTCGATCTGCAAATTGCCTATAACATGCTGAAGAGCGGCAAAAGGAGTGAAGCGAAGTCAAAGCTGCAAGGTCACTTGTTTCATATCGCATTCGGCTTTGGCACGCTAATCGATAATTTAGCAGAATGCTTTCAAGCGGAGAATAATATGCAGTATGTTGTAGACTTAAAGAAGCTTTATACGGTCTTTCTGGAAAGCTTCACCCATGATACCCCTAACTATTGTGATCTTCTATGCTCGATGGGGTATTACGAGCTTGCCAAGTGTCAAGAAGAAATGGGGGACACGGACTCCATGTGGATCAGCTTGGAGAAGTGCGTCTACCATGCGGTTCGGTTTGATAAGAACCCTTCATATGCAATGATTGCGGTCAAATTTATGGATGATCAACAAGGCAGCGTATCCAATAACTCTTCACAGAACGCCTGCCGCGGGACCCTGAACAGTCTTAAGTCCGATTTCCCGCAATATGCAGCCGATGCGAGAATGGCCGGATTCATCCAAGAGCTTGAAGCGGCGGCAACCGATAAGCGAGAGTCCGGGATTTGGAGATAA